The window CCTGGGGGAGCCGCGCCCGGCACCGGGGCTGGCGGCAGCACCCGGCAGGTGCTCAGGTGCGCAGGACCCCCGGTTACCGGGACACACGGGATCCCCGCTGTGAAGGACTCCACCGGGACCCTCGGCTCCGTCCTGTCCCGCCGCTGGGCCGGGCTCCGTCCCGGCAGCATCGCTGAGCCATGGCCGCAGCCCGGGCTGGCACCGGCACCGGACACGGCACGGGGTGAGCGGGGCACGGCCGCCTCCTGCGGGCTTGGGGTAGGGGCGCCGCAGGGACCCCCTGAGTCCCACCGGTGCTGGGGGGCGGCTGAGCCTCGGAGCCACCGGCAGCCGGGCTGAACGGGGACAGAGGGACCCCaaatggggacagagggacccccggtccctctgtgcccccagccacactgccacctccctgcaCTGGACCCTGGACCCCAAATGGGGACAGAGTAACCCCcggtccctctgtgcccccagtCGCACTGCCACCCCCCGGAACTGGACCCTGGACCCCAAATGGGGACAGAGTGACCCCcggtccctctgtgcccccagtCGCACTGCCACCCCCCTGCACTGGACCCTGGACCCCGCCGGGGACTGGCACTACCGATGGATCAGCCTCATGGTGCTGCCCATCCTTTACAACTGGGTCGTCCTCATCCTCAGGTGCCAGGCagtggggttggggttggggttggggtgggGGTGTCCCGGCCCCGTCCCAGCAATGCCCCACTCGTACCCCAGGTGCTGCTTCCCCGAGGTGCAGGAGGCACACGCGGGGCTGTGGCAGGCCCTGGACGGGCTCAGCGATGTGCTGTACCTGCTGGACATCGCCGTGCACCTCCACACAGGTACGGACCCgcagacagacacacggacacacaggTGTGTACACACACACGTGCAGGTGTGTACATGTACATACACACGTGTGCACTCCCACCTGGTTCAGCCaccacccagccccacacagagGGTGTCTGGGTGGGTGGTCTCGAGTCTCACACCCACCCTCACCCCCCAACCCCATGGCAGCCTAGGGAGCCGTCAGCCACCTCCCGAGGCTGCCCACCCAGGGTTCCTGTGCCTCCCTGTGCCCCGGGCTGGGCACTGCGTGGTCCCCACTGCCATCACAGGGAGCAGGGTGCCCGGGGTGCCacggctgccctggctgcccaccAGGTTTCCTGGAGGACGGGATCCTGGTGCGGGACGCCAGGCGGACGCGGCGGCGCTATCTGGGCTCCTGGAGCTTCCCCTGGGACGTGGTGGCCGTGCTGCCCACcgagctgctgtgcctgctcccgGGGGTGCCGAGGGTGCCGGGGGTGCCGGCGGCCCGTGCCAACCGCTGCCTGCGGGTGCCGCGGCTCTTCGAGGCCTTCGACCGCTGCGAGACGCGCACGGGATGGCCCAACGCCTTCCGCATGGCCAAGCTGATGCTGTACCTGCTGCTGGGCATCCACTGGCACGCCTGCCTCTACTTCGCGCTGTCGGCGCGCCTGGGGCTGGGCGCCGACCCCTGGGTGTGCCCCAGCTCCCCGCGGCTGCTGCGCCGCTACCTGCACAGCTTCTACATCTCCACGCTGGTGCTGGCCATGGTGGGCGACACGCCGCCGGCGCAGCGCGAGGAggagctcctcttcctcaccgCCGGCTTCCTCCTGGCCGTGCTGGGCTTCGCCACCATCACCGGCAGCATCAGCACCGTCATCGTCAACCTGAGCTCGGCCGGCAGCGCGCTGTACCCCGCGGCGGGCCCGGTGCGGCGGTACCtgcgggcgcggggcgcgggcgggcggctGGCGGCGCGGGTGGCGCGCTGGCACCAGCACCTGCGGGCGCAGCGCAAGCCGCCGGCCGAGTGGCGGGTGCTGCGGCACCTGCCGCGGGGGCTGCGCGCCGAGGTGGCGGCCAGCGTGCACCTGGCGGCCCTGCGGCGAGTGGGGCTGTTCCGCGGCTGGGAGCGCGGCGTGCTGCGGCAGCTGGTGCTGCGCCTGCGGCCGCAGGTCTTCGGGCCCGGCGAGTTCGTGTGCCGGCGCGGGGACGTGGGCCGAGAGATGTACTTCATCCGCGAGGGCCGCCTGGCCGTGCTGGCCGCCGACGGCGTCACGCAGCTGGCCGTGCTGGGCGCGGGGCTCTACTTCGGCGAGATCAGCCTCATCAACATCAAGGGTGagccccgcgccgcgccccgACGCCCTGCCCGGTGCGCTGCCCTCGGCTCACGGCCCCCGCCCCGCAGGCAACATGGCCGGGAACCGGCGCACGGCCAACATCCTGAGCATCGGCTACTCGGACCTCTTCTGCCTGGGCAAGGAGGACCTGGCGGAGGTGCTGGCCGAGTTCCCCAGCGCCCGCGCCGCCATGGAGGCCAAGGgccgggagctgctgctccgCATGGGCCAGCTGGACACCGGGGCCGAggcggcggcgctggcggcCGAGGCCGAGGCGGAGCGGCGGCTGCGGGGGCTGGAGGCggccctggaggggctccagaCGCGGGCGGCGcggctgctggcacagctggaggccaGTGCCCTGCGCATGGCCCTGCGCGTCCGGCGCCTCGAGGGACGGCTGCAGCTGCGGGACGGAGCCGTGCGGGACAGGGCGGGGCGGGACGGAGCCGTGCGGGACAGGGCGGGGCGGGACGGAGCCGTGCGGGACAGGGCGGGGCGGGACGGAGCCGTGCGGGCAGACGGGGCAGCAGGAACGGCCCCACCGCAGCAGCCTGCCGGCCCACAGGGTCCTACCGGGGGACAGGGCCCCACCAGAGTGCAGGGTTCAACCGAGACACGGGATGTCCTCAGGGCACAGGGTCCTCCCAGGGCACCGGGTCCCTCCGAGGTGCAGGGtgcccccagggcacaggagccaggCTCCGCAGGAggacagggtggcactgggatgcaGGGCCCCTCCAAGGCACAGGGTCCCCACAGGGCACAGGGTCCCAGTGACGTGCCAGGTGCTCCCAAAGCACACGGTAGCCCCACGGTGCAGGGGCCCCTCAGGGCACGGGGTCGCATTGGGGCACGAGGTCCCCGTGGCATGTATGGCCCTGGGGGGGCACAGGCTCCCctcagggcacaggggctgcccagggcgaGGAGGCAGATGGGGACACGAGGCCCCGGTGCCATGTACGGTCCCGGCAGGTCACAGGCTCTGCGCAGGGCCCGGGGTCCCTCCGGGGCACAGAGATCCACAGGGGCGCAGGATGTCCCCGGGGCTCAGGGGGTCCCACGAGGGGCGGGGGTGCCGCGGGACTGAGGGGTGACCGGAGGGGGACACAGCAGCGACCGCTGGTGCGGTGACACCggcagctgctgctgcggcACCGGGACCGGGAGAGGAAGGAGCCGGGATGGGGACGGGGCCGGGTCGGGGAGTTTCGGGGCCGTGAGCAGCTCGGGatccccggccccgccgcccgtcccggggcagccgggggaagcGGTGACCGACCCGCGGTGGCGGCCGCCGCCCGGTGCCTCAGCAGCGCTCCCTGCGAGCCCCCCGAGCCGCCCGGGACTGGGCTGCAGCCCGGAACCCCCCGagccccgctcccggcgctCTCCACGGCCCCGCCCGTCCCCCCCACCCCGGGCTCCCCCCGATCCCGCctcccccgcgccccccggcaccccccgggctccccccgccgccgccgccgccccccgcccccggcccgccccgcgccggGCGCCGCCCCCGCTTATCCAGCGGCGGCTCGGAGCGGATCGGAGCCTCGTCCCTGCCGGAGCCTCCCGGTGCCCGCTCCTTCCCGGTGCCTCCTGCCGGAGGAGGGGCGGGGGCAGGCGGGGGGGGCCCCGCCATGGACCCCCGGCCCCTCAACGAGTCGCTGCAGGAGATGCTCTGCCGCTCCGGGAACGGCACCGGGAACGGacccggcaccggcaccggcaaCGGGACCAACGGCTCGGTCTGCGACCTCCTCCGCAGGGGCCTCCGCGGGCCCCCGGGGCCCAGAGGTGAGAGCGGGGCGGGGGGAAGGAGCGGGAAGGGACCCCCACCCCCGTTCGCGCCCGGCCctgcgccccccgcccgccggtACCATCCCGCTCCGTCCCGCCGCGCTGCCCCGGTGCCCGCCGCTCCCGTTCCCCCGGTGCCCGAGCGGAGCCGCCCCGTGCCCGCCGTGCCCCTCCTCAGCCGGCACCATCGTCCCGACCCCCGCGGGCTcggcggccccggcgctgcccgcggTTCCGATGCGGATCCCGGCGCTGCCGGGGGAGCGCGCCGGGCTGTGCCGGCGGCAGCGAGAGGGCGGAGGGGATTCCGACAGGGACGCCACGGACAcggcagcgcccgccccgcgcccctgccccgctgccGGGCCCGGACCTCCAGCGGACCCTCGGCTGGGACCACCCCAGCCCACCCCTGCTCGGTGTCACTCCGCGCTCCGGGCAGGACGTGCCCGGTCCCCGCGCCCGGCACCGAGGCGGAGGGTGGGCAGGATGGGGCGCCCACCTGCAGGGGGGTCCCTCACTCTCAGGGAACTGAGCCGAGGAGCGGGGGGCTCACCCCGAATCCCGGCGGCCGCCACACGTGGGGAAGCGATGCTCTCGCCTGATGGGTGTGCGCCGAGCCCGCGCCGGAGCCCCGGGGTCCCGGTGTCCCGGTGCccgggcctgtgctggggcgCCTTTGGGGTGCCCTCACAGCGTGTCTGGGGGGCCCTCGGGGTGCCATGGGGGTGTCTCGGTGGTGGCCTCGGGAGTGCTTTCACAGTGCCTCTAGGGTGCCACCGGGGTGCCCCGAGTGCCAGCGCAGCGCCGTGCCCGCAGATCTGGACGTGGCGGTGCGCGTGGTGCTCTACGTGCTGATCTTCGTGCTGAGCGTCGGGGGCAACGCGCTGGTGGTGGCCGTGCTGGCGCTGAACCGGCGGCTGCGCACGGTCACCAACTgcttcctgctgtccctggcccTGAGCGACCTGCTGCTGGCGCTGTGCTGCATGCCCTTCACCCTGCTGCCCGGCCTCATGGGCGCCTTCATCTTCGGCGACGTCGTCTGCAAGCTCGTGGCCTACCTCATGGGtaggggggacacggggggctTGTCACCTCCCATGGGTGGGGTACACGGAGGCTTGTCCCCTCTGCTGGGTGGGACACAGTGGGGCTTGTCACCTCCCATGGGTGGGACATGCGGGGGCTTGTCCCCTCTCCTGGGTGGGACACGGGGGTTTGTCCCCTCCCATGGGTGGGGCACACGGAGACTTGTCCCCTCTCCTGGATGGAGCACACGGGGTTTGTCCCCTctcctgggcagggtgggacaCGGCGTGGGGGCCTCATCCCCGCCTTGCCGGTACCGGGGGCGCAGGGAGGGGGCTCGTCCCTTCTCCGTGGATCCCTGGGGGTTATGCCCACCCCCGGGCACACGGAACCCAGCAGAGGGGCTCAGGG is drawn from Zonotrichia leucophrys gambelii isolate GWCS_2022_RI chromosome 1, RI_Zleu_2.0, whole genome shotgun sequence and contains these coding sequences:
- the CNGA4 gene encoding cyclic nucleotide-gated cation channel alpha-4, yielding MAAARAGTGTGHGTGRTATPRNWTLDPKWGQSDPRSLCAPSRTATPLHWTLDPAGDWHYRWISLMVLPILYNWVVLILRCCFPEVQEAHAGLWQALDGLSDVLYLLDIAVHLHTGFLEDGILVRDARRTRRRYLGSWSFPWDVVAVLPTELLCLLPGVPRVPGVPAARANRCLRVPRLFEAFDRCETRTGWPNAFRMAKLMLYLLLGIHWHACLYFALSARLGLGADPWVCPSSPRLLRRYLHSFYISTLVLAMVGDTPPAQREEELLFLTAGFLLAVLGFATITGSISTVIVNLSSAGSALYPAAGPVRRYLRARGAGGRLAARVARWHQHLRAQRKPPAEWRVLRHLPRGLRAEVAASVHLAALRRVGLFRGWERGVLRQLVLRLRPQVFGPGEFVCRRGDVGREMYFIREGRLAVLAADGVTQLAVLGAGLYFGEISLINIKGNMAGNRRTANILSIGYSDLFCLGKEDLAEVLAEFPSARAAMEAKGRELLLRMGQLDTGAEAAALAAEAEAERRLRGLEAALEGLQTRAARLLAQLEASALRMALRVRRLEGRLQLRDGAVRDRAGRDGAVRDRAGRDGAVRDRAGRDGAVRADGAAGTAPPQQPAGPQGPTGGQGPTRVQGSTETRDVLRAQGPPRAPGPSEVQGAPRAQEPGSAGGQGGTGMQGPSKAQGPHRAQGPSDVPGAPKAHGSPTVQGPLRARGRIGARGPRGMYGPGGAQAPLRAQGLPRARRQMGTRGPGAMYGPGRSQALRRARGPSGAQRSTGAQDVPGAQGVPRGAGVPRD